The sequence TCACCAGCCGGGAGGAGATCGTCCGGCTCCTGACCGCCGGCCACTCCGACCGGTACATCAGCCTCCGTCACAGCGTGAACAGCGCGCGGGTCGCACGAATCCGCGCCGAACTCGGCCTCCCTGTCACCGAGATGCCGCAGCCGGTCAGCTTCGAGACCAGGTGGGCCACGTCCACCGAGCCCGCCGACGGCGGCCACACGCGGTGGGTCGGCAGGGTCCGCGGCGGGCGTCCCGTCCTCCGGGTCGACGGCCGCCGTGTCAGCGCCCGCCGTGCCGCGTTCGAGCGGCTGCACGGCCGACCCGCGGTGGGCCCAGTGCGGCCGGGCTGCGGCTGGGAGCCGTGCGTGCGCCCGGACCACCTGGAGGACCGGCCGATGCGGGACCGGTTGAACACCCAGCTCACAGCGATCTTCGGAGTAGCAGGATGACCCACTACATCGGCTCCGTCCCCGACCCCGAGCGCGCCCGGCACTGGCGAGACGAAGCAGCCTGCCGCGACGCCAACCCGGACGACTTCTTCTCGGAGAACACTCACATCGTCAACGAAGCCCGGAAGGTCTGCATCAGCTGCCCCGTCCGGCAGCAGTGCGCCGCCTACGCCCTGGAGCACGGCGAGTGGTGGGGGACGTGGGGCGGGATGACGCAAACCCAGCTCCGCACCCACCGCGGCCGACGCCGGGCCGGCCGGCACGCGGCCTGATGGACGCCGCTGCCGGCCCGGTCTGCGACATACCGGCCCCGCACGAGGGCCCGGTCCGCCTGTACCCCGCCGGGTGGCTGTGCTCCACGCACAGCCCCTGGCGGGCGGCGGGCCTCCCCGAACCACCACCCCCGTACCAGCCCCGCCCCCAGCAGGAGGAGACCACGCCATGACCGGCCGTCCCATCACCGGCGCCGCCCGAATACACCTGCGGACCAAGGCCGCCCGCCTCTACACGGAGGGCTGCACCATCCAGTCGGTCGCCCGGCAGATCGGCTACTCCTACGGCACCACCCGCACCCTGCTGATCGAGGCCGGCGTCCGGATCCGCGCCCGCGGTGGTGTGCTGTGACCGCCCCGGTCCAGCCCGCGCTCGACGGCACCGTGCCCGCGCCGGCCGTGGACTACCACTCGTGGGTCGACGCCGTCCGCCCGGCGTTCGTGGCCGCCGCGCGGTCGGGCCGCCGGTTCACCACCTACGAGGTTGCCGACGAGCACCAGCTCCCCGAGCCGCCGAACCCGCGCGCCGACTGGGGCAACTTCACACAGTCCCTGGTCCGGGACCGGGTGATCGAGCACGTCGCGTTCGAGCGGTCCAGCCGGCCGACGGGTGAGCGGTCCGCGGTGTCCGTGTGGCGCGGCACCCGCGCGGCACAGGCAGGACGGATCGCGTGATGGCCGCCCGTACCTGGCACCCCGACGGGCCCGGCAGCTTCCAGGCCCCGGCCGACGTGCGCGCGGTCACCGATCGGACCGGGCGCCGCTGGTCCAGGAAGGGCGCCCGCTGGACCGCGACCGGCTCCCACTTCATCCGCTGGCGGGTCCTCGTCGCCGACCACGGACCCGTCACCGAAGCCGACGCCTGACGCACGCAGCAGAGCCCCGCACCAGCACGGTGCGGGGCCCGGAGAGAAGGGGAGGGGAACGGTGTCAGGACTCGGAGTCGAGCAGGTTGTCGAGCCGACGCTGAGCCGCCCTCTGACGGGCCTGCTGCTTGCGCCACGCGGCAACGCGCGAGTGGACGTGACGACGGATGTCATCGGCGCGCGAGGTTCCCTCCGCCTCGCACAGCTGCCCGTACGCGGCCCACACCTCGTCATCGATGCGGACCATGCGGCCCGGGGTTCCCTTCGTCGTCATGTCGACAGCGTAGCTGACTTGTCAGTGGCTACACACCCCCTGCGACTCACCCGTATGTCGAATGTATTGCGGGTGACTATACACCCTGCGCTAGAATCAGGGGCAGGCAAGGCGCTCGAACATCCGCCCTGAACTGGGGCGTTACTCGACATGCCCTGACCAGCACTAACGCGAAGAGAGAACCCGTGAGCTTCAAGGTCACCAACTGGGTGTGGACCCGGTCCGAGTCCCGCAACGGGGCCCGGCTCGTGATGCTCGCCCTGGCCGACCGCGCCGACGACAACGGCTGCTGCTGGCCGTCCATTGATGACCTCGCCGAGCGCACGAAGCTCAGCCCTCGCGCAGTGCAGAAGGCCATCGCCACCCTCGCGGAGATCGGCGAGCTGGACATCGAGAACGGTGGCGGCCGGCACCGCTCGAACCGCTACCGCATCATCCCGAAACCCCGCACATCTGACGGGGTAACCGGCCCGGAACCCCGCACAAACGACGGGGTATCGGCACAGGAAACCCCGAACTCTGCGACAGAAACCCCGAACTTTGAAGCAGAAACCCCGAACTCTGCGACCAGAAACCCCGTCCAAAGTTCACCCGAACCCTCTATAGAACCAACAGAGAACCGTCAGAGGAACCTCCCCGCACGCCGCACCGAGCCGACACCCGCCGAAGCACTTCTCGCGAAGTGGTGGGAGCAGTACGGCCACACCACCGCCCAGGGCAAGCGCACCATCCAGCGCGCCATCACCGACGCCCTGAGCAACGGCATCGACGTAGCCGAACTCTGGCAGGCCCTCGACCGTCTCGGCGCCCTCTCCAAGCCCGTGACGGGCGGCACCCTTCAGTTCGCCCTTGCCGAACTCCGCCAGCCGGCGCCCGGCAACGTCGTCGCCCTCCCCGGCCAGCCCCCGCTCCGCCGCTCCACCACGGACGAGCGCGTAGCCCAAGGCCTCGCCCTGGTCGAACACTTCCGCCGCCTCGAACAAGGAGACACCGCATGACCACCGCGCCCGCCCCGGTCGCCGACACCACCGGCTACGACAACGAGACCACCCACGTCTACTGCTGCGACCCCAACACCGCCCTCTGCGGCTGGGACGTCAGCGACACCCCCGAAGTCCCCGACGGCGTCGGACACGACTGCATCGTCTGCACCGACCTGGAGACGCAGCCGTGCCCCATCTGCGGCGACGGCAACGACAAGGAGACCGCCCGATGACCCCCGCCGAGACCGCCGCGCTCCTCTCCTTCGCCGCCGCGTTCGACCGCCGCACCCTCGGCGAAACCGACGTCCTCGCCTGGCACACCGTCCTCCACGACATCACCTTCGACGCCGCCAAGGCCGCCGTCACCGCGCACTACGCGGTCGAGACCCGGTGGATCATGCCCGCCGACATCCGACAGCACGTGCTCAAGGCCCGCGCCGACACCGCCGCCGACATCCAAGGCCCCGGCCTCCCCCCAGAAATCCCCGACGCCGACCCCGACAACGTCCCCGCTTACCTCGCCGCCGTCCGGCAGCAGCGCACCCGGGCCGCCGACGGCCAGGAGCTGAAGCGCCGGCCCGTCGCCGAGCTGCTGGCCGGCATCGGCCGCGACATCCCCCGCGAGCACACCACCGTCCGCCGGCCCGGCCCCCTCGGCATCACCTGCCCCGACTGCCGAGCCCCCACCGGCCGCCCCTGCCGCACCGGCAACGGCCGCGAACGCGCACCCCACGAAAACCGAGAGACCGCCGCCCTCCAGCCACGCACCGAGGAGACCGCATGAACGCCCGCGAGCGCCTGACGCTCATGATCCGCAGAGACCGCGGCAACATGACCGTCTGGTCACAGCCCGAGGTGAACGACGCCCTCGACGCCCACCGCGCCCAGAACCTGAGCGACGGCCTGACGAAAGAGGAACGCCAGTTCCTCACCTTCGCCCTCAACCTCGCAGCCGACGTCATGGCCTCCCGCAGCAACGAGTTCACCGACGAGGACGAGGCCGCTCTCGCCACCTTCCGCCACATGGCCGCCCCGGAGAACGGTGACGCCCGATGACCGCCCGCAAGCCCGGCGCCCCCATGCCTCCGGCCCTCCGCGCCCTCATCCACAGCACAGCCACCCACCCCGCACGAACTGTTCCCTGCCCCCACTGCACGGCCACCGCAGGCAAACCCTGCCGGCTCCGCACCACCGGCCGGCACCTCCCCGAACCCCACCCCCGCCGCGTGTCCGCCTGGGCGCAGCAGACCGCCGTCTGCCCCCAATGCCAGGTCGAGCCCACCGTGCCCTGCCACGACGTCGGCTGCGCCCGCCACACCGTCCATCACCGCCGCCACCAGGAAGCCGAGGCCACCGCCGCATGAAGGTTCGCGCCGACATTGCCGCCCTCATCCGCGAGGGCCACACCAACGCCTACATCGCCCGACGCCTGTACTGCGACCCGTCCACCGTCGCCCGCGCCCGCCACGCCCTCCGCCTGCCACCCGCCGACAAGCTCGGCCGGATCTACGCCGAAGCCACACCCACCCGCCCCGCACCGCCACCGCCCGGTAGCCACTGGACCCCGCAACAGCAGGACGCCCACTGGACGGCCCTCTGCCACGCCGTCGGAACACCCGGAGCCCCACGGCCCACCGACACCGAGAACGCCCGCCAGGCCGCCGCCTGACCACCACACCCCAACCCACCCCTGGAGCACGCCGTGACCAGCACGCCCGACCCCCGCATCCGCCAGCTCGCCGAAGCCCACTACCGCAACAACGCCACCGCGACCAGCAAGCCCTGGAACACCCTCGACCCGAGCATCCGCGACTACCTGGCCGACAAAGCCGAGGCATGGCTCCGCGCCGCCATCGAAGCCGGGATCGCCCCCGCCGCCTGACCGCCTGACCGCCGCCACCACAACCCAGACACGGAGACAGCCATGCCGATTACCGCCGAGTACCAGGTCAAGTGCGACGTCTGCTGGGGCGTCATGGACGGCTACTACGAGACCCGTGAGGACGCCGACACGGCCCGCCTGGAGATGGGCTGGGTCGACCCCAACGGTGGCACCGCATGCCCCGAGCACAACACCCGCCAGCCCTCCGCCTGACCGCCCCGACACCCCTGGAGACCCGATGCCACACGACCAGCTCGACCTCGACGCCATCGAAGCCCGCGCCAACGCCGCCACCCCCGGACCGTGGCGCCTCGTTCGCGAGCAGTGCGACTGCTCCGACGGCTACTGCCACCACGGCGAGTACGTCACCGGCGTCGTCACCCCACAGCTGACTGAACTCGCTGTCGAGCGGATCGCTCGGACTGGCGGGGAACCGCAGGACTACGACTACCACCGCTCGGACGTCGGCGACTTCACCGAAGCGGACTGGGAGCTGATGGTCCACGCCCGCGAGGACGTCGACGCCATGGCCAACGAGATCCGTCGCCTCCGCGCCGACGCGAGCGAGCAGCAAGCCGAGATCGCGAAGCTGATCCGCTGGCACGGCGAGGACGAGACCGCGATGAAGAAGATGCGCGGCGCGATCGAGCGCCTCCGCGCCGAACTCGCCGAGATGACCCACTTGCGCGACAACGCCCTCCGCGCCCTTTACCGCGACGACGTCAACACCGACATCGACCTGGAAGAGACCATCGCCGCCCCGTTCTACGGGCCCGGCTGGGACTGGGACGAGGCCGACCTCCAACGCGTCGCCCGCGAGGCCGCCGCCGCAGTCCGGCCCGCGTTCGGGAAGCTCACCCAGCAGCGGGACAAGGCGCGCCAGCGTGCCCGCGAGTACGGCGAGCTGGCCGCTCGCCGCGAGTCCGAACTGATCGCCCTCCGCGCCGAACTCGCCACCGCGCGCACCGCCGCGCTGACCGAGGGCGCCGCTGGGATCGACCACCTGCGCGCCACCATGCTCGCGCCGCCGGTAGCCGACCTGTACGCGAATGGACTGTCGCGAGCCGCCGGGGAACTGCGCCGGTTGGCCGCCGCCGTGGTGGCGCACGTCGTCGCCGACGACAGCGACGACCCCGAACACGTAGACGACTGCCCCGGCTGCGAGACCGCCGCCCGCCGGCCGTGACCCACCCCTCGCGCGCGGCCCGGGCGGCGGCATTCCGCCCGGGCCGGCGCACCGACCATCTCACAGGAGCAGACATGACCCAGACCGACCACCCGTACCGCGTCCGATTGCACGGCGGCCGGAACGTACACGCTGCACGGCATGTCAACGGCAGCGCCAACCGCGTCACCGGCTGCGGGTACTACCTGCCCGAGGACAGCACCAACCACTGGATGGACGACGACACGGCCGTCACCTGCCGCGGCTGCCAGCGCGCGATGGGCGGTGCCCGATGACCGACCTGCCCCCCGGATGCCACCCGCAGGACTGCTGCGGCGACCCGTCCGCCCACCAGCCGGCCGTCGTGTCCCCGCCCGCGGACCGGGCCAGCGACCTTCGCGACCGGATCGACGCCGCTCTCGCCGGGCTTCAGGGCGGGCCGCATCACTTGCCGCGGGGGACACGGCAGGCAGTGGCCGAGCACTTGGCCGCCGTGCTGCCCGTCTTTGAGCCCGCCCTGCCCAGCCAGACCGGGCCCAAAGCCGACTCAAAGGCCGCCACCGTGCTGCCCGCGCCCGACCAGCAGGCCGCCGAACTGGCGTCGCTCGCCGTGAATGCCGGGCGTGCGCTCCAGGACGAGAAGCGGCACTACGAGATCGCCTGCCAGGAGAACGCCCGCCTGCGCGCCGATATCGCCGAGCTGCGCCGTCTGGCTGGCGAGGCGCAGCAGGACGCGCACGTGTGCCGTCCGGGCGCCGGCTACTACTACTGCCCGACCAGCGCCCGGGTGGAGTCCGACTGCCACGGGGGTTTCGACGTCTGCTGCGACCGGCCCGAGCTGCACTTGCCCCAGCGCGAGGCGCAGCAGGACCCGGCACAGGACGGCGAGGCGCTCCCGTCGTCCACCGCCCCGCTCGCCTCCGGACTCCCGCTCGTCAAGGGCAACTGCCCCGCCTGCCAGCACGCCAGCCTGTTCCTTGGGACCGGCGGCTACCCCACGTGCAGCAACGCCGACTGCCCGGAACCCGACGCCGCGACCACCGTGCTGGAGCAATACGCCAACGAGGCGCACTCGCCGTCTCACGCCTGGACGGTCGAGTCCCCGCGCCGCGACAACTGGGCGAGCTGGGGTGCCACCTACGACGACCGTGACTGGGCCAGCGATAGCTACGAGTCGGCAGTCAGCACCGCGCCTCAGCGTCCGTTCCGGCTCGTGCGCGCTACGACCACGTACACCGTCGAGGCCGAGCACACCCCCGCCGCCGTGGCGAGGTCCGGGCAGCCCGAGACGGACTGAGCCTGCCGGGGCCGCGTGAGACTGCGCGGCCCCCACAGAGGGGCTGGACGGGCCTGTGAGCCCCGAACAGCCCGCCCCGGCCCTCCGCTTCGTCCGAACCCGTCAACGCGCCGCAGGCAGGCGCACAGCCGATCAGGAGACCCCGTGACACCCGCCGACGAGATCCGCACCGCAGCCGCCAAACTCCGAACCCTCGCCGCCGCCACCAGCACCGACACCGACGGAACCCCCACCACCCACTGGAACAGCAAGGACCAAGGCCACGGCCGCAGCCTCCTCTGCGGCAGCTACACCACCAACGGACGCGGCGAACAGGTCGGATGGCCGTCCCTAGTCCGCGGCGGCTCATTCCAACGGCCCTCGTACATGCACACCCAGCACGCCGACTACGCCGCCGCCATGGACCCCACCGTCGGCCTCCTGCTGGCCGACCTGCTGGACGACATGGCCGACGGCGACGACGCCGGCGAAATCAACCCCTGGGCCCTCACGCTCGCCCGCGAACTCAACGCCAAGCCGTAGCCCGCAGCCCGCCCGGCACACCCGGGCGGGCCCACCACCAGGAGCAGCACGTGAACGAGCAGCAGATCCGTAACATCCTCCGCGTCCACTTCGGCCGCTTCGGCAGCCCCATCCACCGCCTCTACACCACCGGCGAAATCACCGAGCACACCGACCAAGCCCTTCGAGACCGCATGGTCCAGCTCACGCTCGCCGCCCGGGACCCCGAGGCCGACCAGATCGAGGACGTCATCGACTACGTCACCCAGGTCGGATGCCGGCCGCCCGTCACCCGCTGGACGACCTCCGCAACCAGGGGGCAGCAGTGACCTTCCACTACCGCGACACCGACGGCGACCTCCTCGTCATCACCGCTGGCCGCAACCTCAACGGCCAGCCCGTACTCCACTTCGCCGCGACGCCCGACGGCGTTGACGTCCCCCTTGACCGGATCGAGGAACTGATCGCCGGCGCCCGCGACACCGCCCGTCAAGCCGCCGCACAGGAGCAGCCGTCAACCTGGGAGCGGCGCGGCGGCTTCGACCAGCACGACGACTACCGGACCGACTTCCCCGTGACGGAGCAGTCCGCGCCGACGGCAGCGACCCGAGCAGCCGACAACTGGGAGCGACAGGAGGACGACACCTGGACCATGCCGATCAGCAACGGTGGCGGCGTACTCATCGCCCCCAGCCAGATCACGCCCGATGAGCGCGCCCGCCTGGCCGCCGCCTGGCCGAAGGAGAACCCCGATGCCTGACCTGCACGGCTGGATCACCCAGCAGATCGAAGAGACCGAGCGCCTCGCGCGCAGGGCTGCTGAGCTGTGCGGCTGCCATCCGGCAGCGCCATCGTGGATCTTCGGCGACGAGACGACGGACGGCCGCATCCTCGTGGCCGACGACCCGCACCCGGACCTGAAGCGGAAGATCGGGCGACGGTGGAACCGCTCTTACGAAGGCCTGTTCATGGCCGAGCACATCGTTCACCACGACCCGGCCGCGGCGCTCCGTCGCTGCGAAGCCGACCGGCGCATCCTCGCCCGCCACCAGCTCGACCCCGACGTCCACTACGAGCCGGCCTGCAAGGGCTGCGGCACCTACGGTGACATGGAACTCCCCGAAACCGACAACCTCAACGAGTGCCCCGAACTCCTCGACCTCGCCTACGCGCACGGCCTCACCAACGAGATCCTCGCCAGCCTCGACAAGCCGGTACCGCCGCCTACACCACCGCGCCCGGAACCGAGCGCCGTCGACCTGTCCGCGTACATGCGGCTGTGGACCGCGCAGCCGACGAGCAGCGTCCCGCCCGCACTCCGCGGACCCAACTGGAAGGCTCAGCCGTGAACTACTGGATCACCCGCCGCGTCGACGCCGTCGGCTGCTGGCTTGTGGAACGCGGCCACCCAGGGGCCGCCGAACTGCTGTGGCGGGCCTGCCGCATGTGGTGAGCGCCCGGCTTGACGGCCGTGGCATCCTGAGCGTGGCAGTACGGCACCCACGGGGTGTCATCCGATCGGCTGCCGCGCACCGGCCCAGCTACCCGGCGCACCGCCTTCCGCCCCGCCTCCACGGTTGAGGTGGGGCGGTCGTGCGGTCCGCACACGGCGCGACCCGCCGACCAGCAGCCGGCGGGCCCGACGCCGCAAGGGCGCCCCCCTTCGCGGGACCTCAGACGCTACGCCCGCGCCGGCCAGAACGGTAGATGTATGCAACCCTTGACCCTCGCCGAGGGCGGGCGCACC comes from Streptomyces sp. SCL15-4 and encodes:
- a CDS encoding WhiB family transcriptional regulator is translated as MTHYIGSVPDPERARHWRDEAACRDANPDDFFSENTHIVNEARKVCISCPVRQQCAAYALEHGEWWGTWGGMTQTQLRTHRGRRRAGRHAA
- a CDS encoding helix-turn-helix domain-containing protein, whose translation is MTGRPITGAARIHLRTKAARLYTEGCTIQSVARQIGYSYGTTRTLLIEAGVRIRARGGVL
- a CDS encoding helix-turn-helix domain-containing protein gives rise to the protein MSFKVTNWVWTRSESRNGARLVMLALADRADDNGCCWPSIDDLAERTKLSPRAVQKAIATLAEIGELDIENGGGRHRSNRYRIIPKPRTSDGVTGPEPRTNDGVSAQETPNSATETPNFEAETPNSATRNPVQSSPEPSIEPTENRQRNLPARRTEPTPAEALLAKWWEQYGHTTAQGKRTIQRAITDALSNGIDVAELWQALDRLGALSKPVTGGTLQFALAELRQPAPGNVVALPGQPPLRRSTTDERVAQGLALVEHFRRLEQGDTA
- a CDS encoding helix-turn-helix domain-containing protein, producing the protein MKVRADIAALIREGHTNAYIARRLYCDPSTVARARHALRLPPADKLGRIYAEATPTRPAPPPPGSHWTPQQQDAHWTALCHAVGTPGAPRPTDTENARQAAA
- a CDS encoding DUF6221 family protein, which produces MPDLHGWITQQIEETERLARRAAELCGCHPAAPSWIFGDETTDGRILVADDPHPDLKRKIGRRWNRSYEGLFMAEHIVHHDPAAALRRCEADRRILARHQLDPDVHYEPACKGCGTYGDMELPETDNLNECPELLDLAYAHGLTNEILASLDKPVPPPTPPRPEPSAVDLSAYMRLWTAQPTSSVPPALRGPNWKAQP